atgatttataaacatgtattcgataaatgaatattaagtattgatggttgtactaatcgatataaaaaaccaggtccgcttattgCACTCTACccttttattgttatatgtcaaagatacatatatacaatttgtattatacaaaataatagaacttttttaaactaattttaggTAGCGTAGTACTTACAAGTAATTAACAGGGTAACCATATCTGACAGCATTTAAAGTGTTGGACGCTTATCATTCTTCAGGCATGGCAGGCCTTCAAATGAGTTTGATTGTTTTCTCAAAAATGAGATTATATTCTAACCTGTTTAATTAGCTAATAAACTGATCAGTCTACCAAAtcacaataaaattgaattttttgtgaGTTTTACCATTTGTGCTTTTTTTATGTTTGCTTGAATTTGTGTATGAACAaatcaaatgttgtgttttacaaaatcaatgtaaaattgaaaaaataaagataaataaatagaatttaatttctatataaataattaaattttgtataaaactatacCAAATATCATGATTTATAACCGTTTTGTACTAAAAAACTTTCTTGCTtcaaattattctgaaaaaataaaatacatacttcacatacttataaattacattatattatggcctttttattggtttaaaaaacaataactcaATCAACCAAATAGATATTTTTTTCatagcaataaaatttaattttctgaaagAGTTTTGCTAATCCCCTGCAATTTTCGCatatttaattggatttataCAAGGTTAAGTGCAAGAATATTTAGTGGCTAATGGGTTAAgcatttcagtttatttataaagttaacaatttgatttataataattttataaatttttgtattatctttaaaatatcacTTTACATACCAGAGTATCACTCAAAACTACCTAAATGTACATAACCTAAAATGTCATGACAACAGCTAGTCAATCTGACATTTCATGAtttgaaagtgatttttttctattaaaatgacaaagtaaaataaatagattataaaaGTTTGATAGACCTAAATAAATGTGCTTATGTCAAACGAAAAATTCTGTAACAGTCATCGAACTTACCAATCCTCAAACTTCTAACTTTCTAATTCTATTCTAACCCCAATTTTCTATGACAAAACAAACGAATCAAAAATTATCAGTTCAGCTGTTCTGCTGTTCACTTGCTGCTGCAGTTTCTGGTGTGTTTTTATGGCGAAATGACTCTTCATTATGGAATGAAGGCCATACTCACATATAACCTTGACTATCCGTATATAATCTCAAACCTTGTGTTGTGACATAAACAAAAACTGGAATCAGAAAAGAACATAATATGAAATTACCTAAACTTACAAAAACTGAAAGCAAAAAATCATCTGGTACATATCAAAACCGGAGAAAAAGTTGAAGAGAAACTCATGTAGACGAACAGCAGAGAAACCACTTTTTATGTCTACCTATGCCTGCTGTAGATAACATTAAGTCGTGAAATCGACTTGAGCATTGTTATCGAGGAGTTACATGAAAGGTCCTTATGCtcgaaaaatataatgatatttggCTTACCTGAAAGCCTGAAATACCAATCCCAATGAAAAACGTGAGAGTGACAAGCGTAACATTGAGACTATTTTGTCATCAGTTGAGCTGAACATCAATATGGACGGTGGCAGATTTTATCGTGTAGATAAGGAATCAGCTTCAAAGCCCAGACCTCTTAAGGTTATTATTGGTTGTGCAGTAAACATTAGTAAGATACTGAAGGCTTGTACCAAGGAGGTAATTTGGGGACATTGTTTAGATTTCTAGAACAAAACATTGTCAGGTATAAGGCTAAGCAGGAGTTGGCTCATCCAGAACACTTGAGGAAAGAGCTCTCCCGTTGCTTGAAGGAGGATGAAGTCCACTTAACCATAAGATACTTAAAGGTCATCCcaagaattaaattataagaaaattagtAGCTTCCCATGGCCACCCCTTCCCACTTGCAGTCCTTTCACTTGAAGGGTTTGGTAATGGACATCCTCCAGCCACTTTTCAAGATTATTATTGATGAACAGTATGGCTTCATGGCAGGGAGATCTACCATAACAAATCTCATAATATCCCAAGGTTACGTCCTTGAGGCTACATTGTTCTAAGCAAGGCATTTGACAGGATCAGCTACAATGACCTATTTAATAAACTATAGGGTTATGGTGTCATTGACACGATGTTGGCATGGTTCCGTAGCTATCTTCCCGACCGCAATCTGGTGGTTCGTTTTGCCAATCAAACTTTTGATACCTTTTTCTCAACGTTCCCTCTTTggcctatattttattttttttttattaatgatatcaaGGAGGTCACAAAAGTTCCTTTTATactgtttgctgatgacatacactttttcttgaaatatcttcCAGATCAGACTGTGATAATCTTCAGGAGGTTCTTAACTGTGTATCAGTATGATGTCGGTGCAATGGTATAAGCATAATTTCCAGAAAAACCAAATTGATGATTTTCACAAGAACCACCTCCACAATTGGCTTTGACTATTACCTCAATGACACGCCTCTTAATCATTGCACATTTATAAAAAGTCATTGGAATAGTTTTTTACTCTTCCTTTGACTACAGTCTTCACATAGACCAAATATGATGCTGAGCCTCTCGTATGATTGGTCTGATTATAATAACTTCTAGACATGGCCTTAATAAAATGCTTTTGTACTTCTCTACAAGTCTCTCGATCTACAGCTGTTCGTGTACGGATCAGTTGCTAGGTATCCTTATCAATTAGACCTCATTTACAGACTGAAGTCCGTTCAATGAACATTCCTTGTGTAATTAAATCGGAATGAGCCTGGCAGACACCTCAACATCCACCAGCTGCATCCATTGGTGATCAGAAGATATGTTGCTGATGCCATGTTTCTCTAAAAGGTTTTAAACTCTGTTGTAGACTGACCTCTCTATTGGAGAAAATTGTATTCCGTCCTCCTTCTGCTACAAGGTCGCTCCGACTGTTCGAGCTGGACCTCTTAGGCCGTAACTATCTCCACTTCATCTCTGTCCTGAGAATTCTTCGACCGGGCAATGAGGTGTGTGGTGGATTGACTTCTGCGATCGACTGGGAGCTCTAAAACGTGCAGTATTTGCTATGAggttgaagtatttattttttttatatagatagaGTTTAATTGAGCTCGTTAGGTCCTTTTGCGGTATTTGTATATAGAGTTCATACCACTTTTCCCCTTGTTGTTTATCTTAGATTTATGTAATACTGTTACAGTTAAGAGAAacgtaacaatattaaattatatatatatatatatatatatatatatatatatatatatatatatatatatatatatagtctcttaagcagttcaaaagaaaactacaattatcttgtacaatatttcgttgtattaacaactttttcaagtacacaataataacacagaataaaataaaccatattaatataattataccaCGCGAAACGCGGTTTGGTCAGTATTCAGTAGGGCTGTCACTTTCTATTAAGTAAGCACAAATCCAAGCAAATATCCAAACACCACAATGTTACTGTTAATTCATCAGGTGTTATAGCTAATATTATTACTGTGTCTTGTTTAACATCGAATGTGTAACTATTCTCAATAATTTCAGGTAAATTGTTTTGTCCTTTATGAAATAGTTCTAATATATTAAATGATACTGGAGTTCTGATAACAACTTATCATGCACACTTATCGCCAAACAGTTATTACGGTATATGTGTGGGAAGACCACGACTCGGGCCAAATAGTACAATTTTGTTCTCTAAGCCTGGCCTTGATTCCAAGTTTGGACGCCCATAGTGGCCTTAaagacaataattaattaactccTCAGTATTAGTATTATCTATTTACTTTTATCTcacttaatatatattatgaacttatattaatattaaatgtattaaggACCAATCCGATGTTATGCATtctctttattgttttatacGGGAAATTGAGGCGCATCTTTGTTTCGGCATTATCgtattttgatagttttttttttttttaaatcaactacTTAATATCAAAATTGAAGACTAGAACAAAACAGCAATTGATTTAAAGAGCTCGGCGTCACAAACCTTATGTTGTTATTTACTCTTGAGcagatattgtttattttacattctaaCGGTAGTCTCAATTTCTACAGTTTGAAAAAAGCAGttagagaatatatatatatatatatatatatatatatatatatatatatatatatatatatatatataatttcaataaacattgaatcgcaaaaagtacttgctccgccgggagtcgaacccggatctctcacttgccgagtgaatgtgctaccattacaccacagagcgcttactttttccgattcaattattttgtatttggccgtatctgtcacatatgggtttaaataagcaaactaacatatgatcggaagaccaaatacctgtcaaacgacttttatttacattaaattgtataatggcaatagccttatttaatttcaataaacattgaatcacaaaaagtacttgctccgccgggagtcgaacccggatctctcacttgccgggtgaatgtgctaccattacaccacagagcgcttactttttccgattctatgtttatatatatatatatatatatatatatatatatatatatatataaacagagaaacggttaatattattttttctgttgACTACattgatgaaattttaatttttttttattttaaagaaaaataattcctATACTTATGTGTAATTGAAGTTTaagatataatttgtataatttatttcgttaataaggaaatttaaattctgtattaATACTTAATTGTATACTACGCGATGTCCACCGTTTAATACAATTAATGGTTGTATCTAAACAGTTGTTATTTTGCTCTGAATTAGATAGCTAGCGACTAGACCAAACAGaaatcttcaaaataatttaatttattgtctaacttttaatttttgttttgttcacgATGGATTTTAACAGAGTTATTAAGTATGACTTTAAATGGACTTagatttattatagtaaaactacAAGAACGTAGTTTAATGttatttgtctttttttttaGATCATAACAGCTTTGATTCCCTCCATTTTCCAAGCTTAGTCAACCGGATGTTCTCTAGGTTGAGCCCAATCGAGGTCCTTCATCTTGAAGCTGTGTTTGCGGCATTTTGTTGTTCACGTGTAGCTGAAGTTTTATGGTAAATTAAGAAAAGTTACtgtatattttggttttaaaagtgATATTAAGTTATTTGAAGTTGGTGTGCTCTATTTGAACTGTTTCGATGATGTCACCTCAAACAAATGGCGTTGGACCCGGTCGTTCTGACGACAGAAAATTGTTTGTTGGCGGCTTAGGACGCATAACCGAAAAGGAACTGAAGGACTATTTTGGAAAATATGGTGAGATTGAAAACGTTTCCATCAAAACAGATGTGTTCACAGGTCAGTCAAGAGGGTTTGCATTTATTCTCTTTAAAAACTCTAAAACCCTTGATGATTTATTGGCTGCAGGTGATCATTATATAGGAAACAAAAAGGTTGATCCTAAAAGGGTAACTGTTAATCCATTGTACTGTAAAGTGTTTGTTGGAGGTTTGACACCTGAGATCTCAGACCAAGATCTCAAAGATTATTTTGGTCAATATGGAGAAATCGCAGAGTTGCAAGCACCTTTTGACAAAATTAAGAATCAGAGAAAGGGATTTTGCTTTATAACATTCAAATCAACAGAAGTAGTGCAAGAGGTCCTGAAAATTCCCAAGCAAGTAATAAATGGCAAAGAAGTTGATGTCAAGAAAGTCAAATACAATCCAGAAACAATGGGTTCGGGAGGCCGAGGAGGAAGAGGTGGTATGTTTGGAGGACGAGGCATGCCTGGATATGGAGCACCACCTGGTTATGGACCTGGATATGGTGCTGGTTATGGAGACTACAGTGGATATGACAATTATGGTATGTATAGTGGTTACGGTTATAATGCTGGAGGTTACGGAGATGGATACAATTACACGCAACCTAACTATGGAGGTGGCAAGTTCAGGGAAAACCAATATCAACGACACCATCCCTACTGAAGAATGTCAGTGTTGTGAATTTTGCAAATTATGACATGTATAAACAGTTAATTGGTATTAATTGTTAGGCTATTTAACCTATTAACTTTTGTCCACCTTCAATTTTGTCTAATCTCAACATTGCGTTAATGCAATGTTAATTTGGCCATGGTCTACTGCTGActttttctttgatttatttctgtaattggcataaatttgtcaaattaattttgtaatagctTTTGATTCATCTAagtttgtatatcttttaagaaGTGGTAGTTTATAGGTGTTTGtgatgtactgtactgtatttccTTTCATTTATAACGTgagtgttttatgtaaatatagaagacagaatttggtttttaaaatgtgatagagccaatattcaaattattgttCAAATCAAATTTGACTTAATTAAAGCTTTGCAGGCCTAATGAGTTTTGTCAaggtttgaataatttattgatgttGAATCTTAGGTGTTATGTTGCAGTTAACCTATGTGATAAATCTAGTTTAGCCTAAAGTCTTCTAAATTTTTGTTCgttcttaaaatgtttttcagatgTCGAAGTAGTCATGTTTTCTTGAATCGATTCAATGCAGACGATATCCAATGGGCCATATAGTGAAGATAGTTACGTAAGTCATTATAGCCTAAGTGCCGCCCATCTATGATCGTTAACTAAAGTCAATAATACTGTAGGCTGTTATTTCGTCCCTAACAAAGTGATTTAAAGTCATTTTGACATTTCATTTTCCTACGAGGTAGCTTATGGCAAGTTAAGctcaatataaaatatgaataattaattgagGTATGGTTTAATTTACATAGACTATAGATTAAATAgattttctattttgtttaaaaacagcAAATTAACAAGCAGGTACTGGTAAATACAGTATGAAGAAagtt
This Homalodisca vitripennis isolate AUS2020 chromosome 3, UT_GWSS_2.1, whole genome shotgun sequence DNA region includes the following protein-coding sequences:
- the LOC124357944 gene encoding RNA-binding protein squid-like, whose amino-acid sequence is MMSPQTNGVGPGRSDDRKLFVGGLGRITEKELKDYFGKYGEIENVSIKTDVFTGQSRGFAFILFKNSKTLDDLLAAGDHYIGNKKVDPKRVTVNPLYCKVFVGGLTPEISDQDLKDYFGQYGEIAELQAPFDKIKNQRKGFCFITFKSTEVVQEVLKIPKQVINGKEVDVKKVKYNPETMGSGGRGGRGGMFGGRGMPGYGAPPGYGPGYGAGYGDYSGYDNYGMYSGYGYNAGGYGDGYNYTQPNYGGGKFRENQYQRHHPY